The Camelina sativa cultivar DH55 chromosome 18, Cs, whole genome shotgun sequence DNA window ATTTCAATTTactatttcattatttttttttttgtgatttacaGTGTTGGCAATCAAAAGTTGTATGATGTTAACTTTAATTACATTGCCAACACATTTTTCATTAGTTTGTTGTATTTGGTTTCGAATTTAACAAAATTGCATACATATCAGTAAACAAAAATGATAGCAAATCTGCTATTAATTTCTatgttctaaataaaataacatcATTGGACAAttagtatttgatattttaggatGTAATCTATTtgctttctctatttttttctagaACCACAAATATTGTACCTTAAAATTGACCCAACCCGAACATAATAAGACCTATTAGgttaaattagtaaattaaacaaaatggtAGCAAAACTGTTATtaggttattattttttaatttctatgttctaaataaaataacatcatttgaaaataaatatttgatattttaggatGTACTATATTtgctttctctattttttctagAACCACAAATATTGTATCTTAAAATTGACCCAACCGGAACATAATAAAAcgtatagaagaagaagctaaaaagtTTCTAAACTACCCAACCTACGAAACAaagtctttttttctatttacatattttacccctgttttagaaatcagTAGACGTTAGTCGAGCGGTTGGGATAGGCCTAACGTCTAACGAGAAAACCAAAGATTAAACAGAATTACTTTGaaactagttttagggttattttattaaattaataataaaatagaaatatatagtattaaatatatctatatagataattctgtttatgttaaaataaaatatcaaataaaataaaactatagtattgtctttaaaattaaggcaaacacataaaacataatttttaattttgttttatgattttcattaaaagtttgtacattagttattgtaaaacatagtaacttttaatttaaatgtctaaataacaaatatatatatatatatataatttatatttgattttaaaaataattgttatatataaaattaagtggAAAGTAATCGAATTAATAGGTTATATTAGACAAGTATAATTAAATGATGGATGCTAAACGGGATTGATAACAGTACGTTCACctttaagaatattttatttatatgggataaataaaaataatttataagtgaGCAGAAGGGATAAGGATGATGCATTTTATACTATATCTATAAACATATTATCGCCATCTTCTAGTGTCtttgtattttgatttcaaaagaAAGTACCAAAGTAGGGCTGGCTgcttatctttattttctttattttcttattagttTCTCCATCGGAAAATTATTTGAGATAAGACACACGCACAAAAGTAAAAATCAAATGGAACTTTTCTTATAAAATggataattttctttattaacaaaattgtCAACCATGTTATAAGCGTAATCTCTATATCCACGACCACGAACCAGTTTAAAATAGTCGTCATCGCTCCACGTTTAACCTTTCATATTCCTAACGATATAGTTTACGTATGGTTCTTTCTATATGTGGTACCTTTTTAATCCTATTAGCAATTCACATGGTTTtgtaacttcaaaaaaaaaaaaagcttaaaatatTTAGGCTTAgatggaacttttttttttcttaagttttgcCATTTACTACAACATTACCCACTGACATGAACTGAACCAGTTTCGTACCTTTTTCCAGGATGTTCTCATATTAGAGAATCATGTTCGATGTTCATTGGATTTGCAAATTTGGACAAGTACACGTAATTAGAAAGTTATAGAATCTTGTGATATTTCTAGATTTATCGTACGACTGTGACAGCCAAAATACACAACGAAACAAATGTTTAaatgcaaaaaacaaaagaatagtaATTACTGGTCTACCTGTTAAGGAACAACACCAACACCTATTTTAGCTGTTATGtcctactaaaaaaaaaaaaaaaaaaaaccaaaaaaaNNNNNNNNNNNNNNNNNNNNNNNNNNNNNNNNNNNNNNNNNNNNNNNNNNNNNNNNNNNNNNNNNNNNNNNNNNNNNNNNNNNNNNNNNNNNNNNNNNNNNNNNNNNNNNNNNNNNNNNNNNNNNNNNNNNNNNNNNNNNNNNNNNNNNNNNNNNNNAATGTAACAATGTTATGTTTGACCAAAACTATTCTTTCTTCTCCCATTCGTCATATTCTATGAATCTACCCTTCATGAATATATTTCGGATAATCTTttgtaatgtaaaatatttaaaattttacaaaagagaatatatatttttatttttattttatgaatgtAATCTATAAATAAGAGCAACCTAATAAGAACAACTTCTCCCACTTTCATCTTTTTCGATCTtatccttatcttcttccttgttcTATTTCGCTTCTAACTAAATCTCTCTCTTAATACCAAACATAATCGATAAAGATccttcttgtttaattttttccAGATCCTCGTCAATCACAGATTCTTGAAAAAATATTGAGAGTTCTTGAGTTATGAAATGACAATGGACAGTGTTATGAAATGAGAAACCTCAACCAATTCTCACGATTACTTGTTTATCATTCCGTATCCGTTGTCATTCTTCATTGGTTTTACGTTATCTCTTGAAGCAGATTTTGATTAGACAACGCACAAACATGGCAAACGCagagaagacaacaacaagttcaggTTCCGACATAGacgagaagaaaagaaaacgcaAGCTATCAAACCGCGAGTCAGCTAGGAGATCGCGTTTGAAGAAACAGAAGCTAATGGAAGACACGATTCACGAGATCTCGAGTCTTGAACGACGAATCAAAGAGAACAGCGAGAGATGCCGAGTTGTGAAAGAGAGGCTTGACTCGGTCGAAACGGAGAACGCGGTTCTTAGGTCGGAGAAAACGTGGCTTTCGAGTTACGTTAGCGATTTAGAGAATATGATTGCTAAAACGAGTTTGACGCTGACGCAGAGTGGCGGTGGCGGTGGGGATTGTGATGGGGATCAGAACGCAAACGCGGAAATAGCGGTTGGAGATTGTAGACGACTTAAACCGTGGAAGTTGAGCTGTGATTCTCTACAACCAATGGCGTCTTTCAAGACATGATGAGATTTGTGTATTAttagtgtgtttgttttttaattttggtcattttttcTCGTTTAATTTGTAATCGTTATTTTATATCGAATTGTTTCTTCTCATTACATTATGATacaattgttttttgttcttgtttccaacattttttatttaatattaattgattttaagtggttgaccaaaaagaaaagaagaaaatttccCGTGTCATGTGTTTTAATGGGAGAGTTTTAGTGATAATTGAAGGAAAAATGTGGGCAACTAATATGTTCATAATTGAGTAAGATCAGTTGTGGTACTAGACCCGACCGGTCGATTAAAATAACTTTGATAACATGATTTGTTGTTTAATGGACAATTCAAAATGAGGTAAAATGGTGAAAATGACAATTATCAATTTTTTCCTATAAACTTTTATAAGAAGTTTTTTTGACATATAGaataaattttaattctttCAAATATGTTTGAGATGGACTTTTAGCTCTAGTAGTGATGTGTCGTCAATtcattttttggaaaaaaacaaaaaagcgtATTAGAAAATATTTCACATTGGTAAATAGGATAGATCTTTGGATTTTAAGTTAGTGTTTGGATGTTGGTTAGGCCCAAacgaataaaatatttattaaaagtgAAACTATCCGTGTAGAGAGCATCTCCAACAAGTCATCAAATCCTCAAATATTGAGAGGATTTCAATTCTAGCAACCCCTTAAGCcttcaaattttaaaaggttGAATAATGAACCTTCAAATTTGAAAGTGCACTGTTGAGATACTCAAAATATTTCACATAATTCATTTTAGTCcttatcatttttaatttcacAACTAATTCTATTAAATTcaattgtttgatatatatctatataaattcaaataagttaattaaatttgaagTTATTGATATATGAAAGATATACCAtttagaaacaaattttatacaacaataaaattaagcataaatgttttaaaacagactaattaatcatatatgggagcattatgaaaataattaaattgagTAATGTTACATTTTTgcatgtaattttattttatgcttttttaaaattatatattattttgtattatcatataaggttttgtatttattaatatggtttgattaatttttttaattgtatgttttatatttatatatgaaagctTAATCATTATAACTAATAGTTAATAATATTGTAGACtataatgtaaaatagaaaaattataaaaaaggaaTCTGAGGGTGTATCCATTCCCGGCTCTAGGCATGTGCCAGGGGTGCTATAGCACCGGGTCTATAcaaattttttgtctttttcttcataaaaaagGGTCCAAAAatttttacttcaaaaaaacatggaaataaAGAGccttttttctgttttccagCTCaaagacctaaattttattgaGCCGGGCCTAGGTGTATCATTAATTTGACCTGCAAACCTTTATTTTGAAGGTGTTCTCCCTTGAAAATGAAGGTAttgttggagatgccctaaacATGAGGTCTCcacaacaaaatgtttttttttttaattttctaatgcTCAAGTTAGAAACTATGTGCCTCC harbors:
- the LOC104760926 gene encoding basic leucine zipper 1 is translated as MANAEKTTTSSGSDIDEKKRKRKLSNRESARRSRLKKQKLMEDTIHEISSLERRIKENSERCRVVKERLDSVETENAVLRSEKTWLSSYVSDLENMIAKTSLTLTQSGGGGGDCDGDQNANAEIAVGDCRRLKPWKLSCDSLQPMASFKT